A window of the Oncorhynchus mykiss isolate Arlee chromosome 15, USDA_OmykA_1.1, whole genome shotgun sequence genome harbors these coding sequences:
- the LOC110490907 gene encoding myotubularin-related protein 6 isoform X2: protein MEHIRTPKVEQVRLLDRFSNKSASGTLHLTATHLIFVESNADAAQEIWILHHHIGSVEKLSLTTSGCPLVIQCRNFRVVHFVVQRERDCHDIYSSLLRLLRPVSYEELYAFSYNPKQNEQQREEGWQLIDLGAEFERMGVPCDQWQLTDVNRNYKICETYPRDLYVPITASKPIIVGSSKFRSKGRFPVLTYFYQEKKAAVCRCSQPLSGFSARCLEDESMLQAISKANHNSRFVYVMDTRPKLNAMANRAAGKGYENEDNYSNIRFQFVGIENIHVMRTSLQKLLEVVGTRSLSVNDYLLGLESSGWLRHVKAVLDAAIFLTKAVTVEGASVLVHCSDGWDRTAQVCSLGALLMDPYYRTINGFMVLIEKDWISFGHKFADRCDQLDGDPKEVSPVFTQFLECVWQLTEQFPQAFEFNEWLLLQIHEHVHSCQYGNFLANNQRQREELQLKDRTHSLWAFLLSEGQNYLNPAFCHTYAETHPVLEPSTLPCHLKFWRNMYHQFDRSMHPRQSVLKNVLTLKESNRQLEDTIMKLEARLQKHGISPPTPDPQAPPKDQRTLLNHTRPHSLILAAPLSLKEAQHQEEVGEEAKKCCSDTERTVEGSSGSERKESYGDLQGTYGAKVEPAVVSLEFGVARMTC, encoded by the exons ATGGAGCATATCCGAACGCCAAag GTGGAGCAGGTGCGTCTGTTGGACCGTTTCAGTAACAAGTCGGCCAGCGGGACGCTGCACCTGACGGCTACACACCTCATCTTCGTGGAGAGCAATGCCGACGCCGCCCAGGAGATCTGG ATCCTGCACCACCACATCGGGTCAGTGGAGAAGCTGTCGTTGACCACCAGCGGTTGTCCCCTGGTCATCCAGTGTCGTAACTTCAGAGTGGTCCACTTTgtggtccagagagagagagactgtcacgaCATCTACAGCTCACTGCTCAGACTGCTACGACCAG tATCCTATGAGGAGCTCTATGCGTTCTCCTACAACCCCAAGCAGAACgagcagcagagagaggagggctggcagCTCATTGACCTGGGggcagagtttgagaggatgGGCGTCCCCTGCGACCAATGGCAGCTCACTGATGTCAACAGGAACTACAAG atatgtgagaCATATCCCAGGGACCTGTATGTGCCCATCACAGCCAGTAAGCCCATCATCGTCGGCAGCTCCAAGTTCAGGAGCAAAGGACGCTTCCCTGTCCTCACATACTTCTACCAGGAGAAGAAG GCAGCGGTGTGTCGGTGCAGCCAGCCTCTCTCTGGGTTTAGCGCTCGATGCCTGGAGGATGAGAGCATGCTGCAGGCCATCAGCAAAGCCAATCACAACAGCCGATTTGTCTACGTCATGGATACCAGGCCCAAG TTGAATGCCATGGCCAACAGAGCAGCTGGTAAAGGCTATGAGAATGAAGATAACTACTCCAACATCCGCTTTCAGTTTGTGGGGATCGAGAACATCCACGTGATGAGGACCAGCCTACAGAAACTACTGGAAG tggTGGGAACTCGTTCTCTGTCAGTGAATGACTACCTGCTGGGCTTGGAGAGCTCTGGTTGGCTACGACACGTCAAAGCTGTGTTAGACGCAGCCATCTTCCTCACCAAG gCAGTAACAGTAGAAGGAGCCAGTGTGTTGGTCCACTGTTCAGACGGCTGGGATCGGACAGCCCAGGTCTGCTCTCTGGGAGCTCTGCTCATGGACCCCTACTACCGCACCATCAACGGCTTCATG GTCCTCATAGAGAAAGACTGGATCTCATTTGGACACAAGTTTGCAGACAGATGTGATCAGTTGGATGGTGACCCCAAGGAGGTGTCCCCCGTCTTCACACAGTTCCTGGAGTGTGTGTGGCAGCTCACAGAACAGTTCCCCCAG GCGTTTGAGTTCAATGAGTGGCTGCTGCTGCAGATCCATGAACATGTTCACTCCTGTCAGTACGGGAACTTCCTGGCCAACAaccagaggcagagagaagagcTGCA ACTCAAAGACAGGACTCACTCTCTGTGGGCGTTTCTGTTGAGTGAGGGGCAGAACTACCTAAACCCCGCCTTCTGCCACACCTACGCAGAGACACACCCTGTCCTAGAACCCTCCACCCTGCCCTGCCACCTCAA GTTCTGGAGGAATATGTACCACCAGTTTGATCGTTCCATGCACCCCCGTCAGTCTGTCCTGAAAAACGTTCTCACCCTGAAAGAGAGCAACCGCCAACTGGAAGACACAATAATGAAACTGGAGGCT AGACTACAGAAGCATGGCATCAGCCCCCCCACCCCAGACCCCCAGGCCCCCCCTAAAGACCAACGCACCCTCCTTAACCACACACGGCCCCACTCCCTCATCCTGGCAGCCCCCCTCAGCCTTAAGGAGGCGCAGCatcaggaggaggtgggagaggaggcaAAAAAATGCTGCAGTGACACAGAGCGGACAGTAGAGGGAAGCAGCGGTTCAGAGCGCAAGGAGAGCTACGGAGACCTGCAGGGGACATACGGGGCTAAGGTGGAGCCCGCTGTGGTCAGCCTGGAGTTTGGAGTAGCCCGCATGACatgctga
- the LOC110490907 gene encoding myotubularin-related protein 6 isoform X1, protein MEHIRTPKVEQVRLLDRFSNKSASGTLHLTATHLIFVESNADAAQEIWILHHHIGSVEKLSLTTSGCPLVIQCRNFRVVHFVVQRERDCHDIYSSLLRLLRPVSYEELYAFSYNPKQNEQQREEGWQLIDLGAEFERMGVPCDQWQLTDVNRNYKICETYPRDLYVPITASKPIIVGSSKFRSKGRFPVLTYFYQEKKAAVCRCSQPLSGFSARCLEDESMLQAISKANHNSRFVYVMDTRPKVPNLDMASYLLPQKYVDILSPSVCVNLPPSLQLNAMANRAAGKGYENEDNYSNIRFQFVGIENIHVMRTSLQKLLEVVGTRSLSVNDYLLGLESSGWLRHVKAVLDAAIFLTKAVTVEGASVLVHCSDGWDRTAQVCSLGALLMDPYYRTINGFMVLIEKDWISFGHKFADRCDQLDGDPKEVSPVFTQFLECVWQLTEQFPQAFEFNEWLLLQIHEHVHSCQYGNFLANNQRQREELQLKDRTHSLWAFLLSEGQNYLNPAFCHTYAETHPVLEPSTLPCHLKFWRNMYHQFDRSMHPRQSVLKNVLTLKESNRQLEDTIMKLEARLQKHGISPPTPDPQAPPKDQRTLLNHTRPHSLILAAPLSLKEAQHQEEVGEEAKKCCSDTERTVEGSSGSERKESYGDLQGTYGAKVEPAVVSLEFGVARMTC, encoded by the exons ATGGAGCATATCCGAACGCCAAag GTGGAGCAGGTGCGTCTGTTGGACCGTTTCAGTAACAAGTCGGCCAGCGGGACGCTGCACCTGACGGCTACACACCTCATCTTCGTGGAGAGCAATGCCGACGCCGCCCAGGAGATCTGG ATCCTGCACCACCACATCGGGTCAGTGGAGAAGCTGTCGTTGACCACCAGCGGTTGTCCCCTGGTCATCCAGTGTCGTAACTTCAGAGTGGTCCACTTTgtggtccagagagagagagactgtcacgaCATCTACAGCTCACTGCTCAGACTGCTACGACCAG tATCCTATGAGGAGCTCTATGCGTTCTCCTACAACCCCAAGCAGAACgagcagcagagagaggagggctggcagCTCATTGACCTGGGggcagagtttgagaggatgGGCGTCCCCTGCGACCAATGGCAGCTCACTGATGTCAACAGGAACTACAAG atatgtgagaCATATCCCAGGGACCTGTATGTGCCCATCACAGCCAGTAAGCCCATCATCGTCGGCAGCTCCAAGTTCAGGAGCAAAGGACGCTTCCCTGTCCTCACATACTTCTACCAGGAGAAGAAG GCAGCGGTGTGTCGGTGCAGCCAGCCTCTCTCTGGGTTTAGCGCTCGATGCCTGGAGGATGAGAGCATGCTGCAGGCCATCAGCAAAGCCAATCACAACAGCCGATTTGTCTACGTCATGGATACCAGGCCCAAGGTACCCAATCTCGACATGGCTAGCTATCTCCTCccacagaagtatgtggacattctcagtccctctgtgtgtgttaatcttcctccctctctgcagTTGAATGCCATGGCCAACAGAGCAGCTGGTAAAGGCTATGAGAATGAAGATAACTACTCCAACATCCGCTTTCAGTTTGTGGGGATCGAGAACATCCACGTGATGAGGACCAGCCTACAGAAACTACTGGAAG tggTGGGAACTCGTTCTCTGTCAGTGAATGACTACCTGCTGGGCTTGGAGAGCTCTGGTTGGCTACGACACGTCAAAGCTGTGTTAGACGCAGCCATCTTCCTCACCAAG gCAGTAACAGTAGAAGGAGCCAGTGTGTTGGTCCACTGTTCAGACGGCTGGGATCGGACAGCCCAGGTCTGCTCTCTGGGAGCTCTGCTCATGGACCCCTACTACCGCACCATCAACGGCTTCATG GTCCTCATAGAGAAAGACTGGATCTCATTTGGACACAAGTTTGCAGACAGATGTGATCAGTTGGATGGTGACCCCAAGGAGGTGTCCCCCGTCTTCACACAGTTCCTGGAGTGTGTGTGGCAGCTCACAGAACAGTTCCCCCAG GCGTTTGAGTTCAATGAGTGGCTGCTGCTGCAGATCCATGAACATGTTCACTCCTGTCAGTACGGGAACTTCCTGGCCAACAaccagaggcagagagaagagcTGCA ACTCAAAGACAGGACTCACTCTCTGTGGGCGTTTCTGTTGAGTGAGGGGCAGAACTACCTAAACCCCGCCTTCTGCCACACCTACGCAGAGACACACCCTGTCCTAGAACCCTCCACCCTGCCCTGCCACCTCAA GTTCTGGAGGAATATGTACCACCAGTTTGATCGTTCCATGCACCCCCGTCAGTCTGTCCTGAAAAACGTTCTCACCCTGAAAGAGAGCAACCGCCAACTGGAAGACACAATAATGAAACTGGAGGCT AGACTACAGAAGCATGGCATCAGCCCCCCCACCCCAGACCCCCAGGCCCCCCCTAAAGACCAACGCACCCTCCTTAACCACACACGGCCCCACTCCCTCATCCTGGCAGCCCCCCTCAGCCTTAAGGAGGCGCAGCatcaggaggaggtgggagaggaggcaAAAAAATGCTGCAGTGACACAGAGCGGACAGTAGAGGGAAGCAGCGGTTCAGAGCGCAAGGAGAGCTACGGAGACCTGCAGGGGACATACGGGGCTAAGGTGGAGCCCGCTGTGGTCAGCCTGGAGTTTGGAGTAGCCCGCATGACatgctga